The following proteins are co-located in the Candidatus Methanogranum gryphiswaldense genome:
- a CDS encoding PH domain-containing protein, giving the protein MTDVEYKTLNPKCKSAMYVKYAILLIIFIAAVAIIEALFIKNDSVRSDIRIITALIFAICLIYSIVGPIIFYRRYKYILTQDKVDIRRGIIIVRHTLVPIERIHQVEVVSGPINNMFGLADVNITTAGGTARIEFLEKDEADKVAIELNAVVEKILKDRMKNE; this is encoded by the coding sequence ATGACAGATGTGGAATATAAGACATTGAACCCGAAATGCAAATCTGCGATGTATGTGAAATATGCGATATTGCTGATAATATTCATAGCAGCCGTCGCAATAATCGAAGCATTATTCATCAAGAACGATTCCGTTCGCAGCGACATACGTATCATCACAGCATTGATCTTTGCAATATGCCTGATATATTCTATCGTAGGCCCGATAATATTCTACAGACGCTACAAATACATCCTGACCCAGGACAAAGTGGATATCAGGCGCGGGATAATAATCGTAAGACACACACTCGTGCCTATAGAGAGGATCCATCAGGTCGAAGTCGTCAGCGGTCCGATCAATAATATGTTCGGTCTGGCTGATGTGAACATCACCACTGCCGGCGGTACAGCGCGCATTGAATTCCTGGAAAAAGACGAAGCAGACAAGGTCGCTATTGAATTGAACGCAGTCGTCGAAAAAATCCTCAAGGACAGGATGAAGAATGAATGA
- a CDS encoding isochorismatase family protein, whose amino-acid sequence MPEKKDRKLALVIIDVQKKFTGGSISEEGNLDSVATINRAVASFHKNKRPVIFVHYDGPCECSLYEKDDGDEYIQGIISDPRNIIVHKTRMNSFVGTKLADVVKECKCDSILLAGLVTQYCIIGTYYGSFEHNISPYLLIGGTISTDNKFDNAAYTICKTFTMDELEENLSTTKIPEFTICGSEYPCCEIINK is encoded by the coding sequence ATGCCTGAAAAAAAAGATAGGAAGTTAGCACTTGTTATAATAGATGTGCAAAAAAAATTTACAGGAGGCTCCATATCTGAAGAAGGCAACCTCGACAGCGTAGCAACGATAAACAGAGCTGTTGCTTCATTCCATAAAAATAAAAGACCGGTCATTTTTGTTCATTACGACGGTCCGTGCGAATGTTCGCTATATGAAAAAGATGATGGTGACGAATATATTCAAGGCATCATATCAGATCCAAGAAACATCATCGTCCATAAAACACGCATGAACTCCTTTGTAGGAACAAAACTAGCGGATGTCGTGAAAGAATGTAAATGCGACAGCATACTCTTGGCTGGACTGGTCACTCAATATTGTATTATAGGGACATATTACGGGTCCTTTGAACACAACATCAGCCCGTATCTTCTGATCGGAGGAACAATATCCACTGATAATAAATTTGACAATGCCGCATATACCATTTGCAAAACATTCACAATGGATGAACTAGAAGAAAATCTAAGTACAACAAAAATACCCGAATTCACAATTTGTGGATCGGAATACCCTTGTTGTGAAATTATTAACAAATGA
- a CDS encoding GTP-binding protein encodes MATIEEQIKELEDQISNTKYNKATEAHIGKLKAKIARLSEEEEKRRSSKGPVKGFYVKKAGNATVALVGFPSVGKSTLLNQLTGAKSEVAAYHFTTLDVVPGVLEYNHAKIQILDMPGLIKDASRGKGRGREVIAAARAADVILLVVDIFNPNINVLMKELYNAAIRLDQKRPDVVITTSSQGGINVMPTVKLTKIDVETIADMTSAYGHINATVVVREDIDVEQMLDVLAGNRVYIKSVMAINKIDLAKPGELEAVLETHKDFVKVPVSAATGFGMEDLKKTLYDTIEMIRIYLKPQGKDADMEVPLIVKKGNSVGEVCELIHRDFKSNFRYAMIWGKSAKFPGQTVGLDHIVQDEDILTIIVKR; translated from the coding sequence ATGGCAACGATCGAAGAACAGATCAAGGAGTTGGAAGATCAGATTTCCAATACCAAATATAACAAGGCCACCGAGGCCCACATTGGAAAGTTGAAGGCGAAGATCGCCCGTCTTTCCGAGGAAGAGGAAAAGAGAAGGTCCTCTAAAGGACCGGTCAAAGGATTTTATGTCAAAAAGGCAGGCAACGCGACAGTTGCCCTCGTAGGATTCCCTTCGGTTGGTAAATCCACTCTTCTGAATCAGTTGACAGGAGCCAAATCCGAAGTAGCAGCGTATCATTTCACAACGTTGGATGTTGTGCCCGGGGTGTTGGAATACAACCACGCAAAGATCCAGATCTTGGATATGCCAGGGCTGATAAAGGATGCATCAAGGGGAAAAGGAAGAGGAAGAGAGGTAATCGCGGCTGCGAGGGCAGCCGATGTGATACTTCTTGTTGTGGATATCTTCAATCCCAATATCAATGTCCTGATGAAGGAACTTTACAATGCGGCCATACGTTTGGATCAAAAAAGACCGGATGTGGTTATAACTACCAGTTCTCAGGGCGGGATAAACGTCATGCCCACGGTAAAGTTGACAAAGATAGATGTAGAGACCATCGCAGACATGACCTCTGCGTATGGACACATAAATGCGACAGTCGTTGTAAGGGAAGATATCGACGTGGAACAGATGCTGGACGTTCTAGCAGGTAACCGTGTTTACATCAAGTCCGTCATGGCAATTAATAAGATAGATCTGGCGAAGCCCGGAGAATTAGAGGCGGTGCTGGAGACGCACAAAGATTTCGTCAAGGTGCCTGTTTCTGCAGCCACGGGTTTTGGTATGGAAGACCTCAAAAAGACATTGTACGATACCATCGAGATGATCCGCATCTATCTGAAGCCTCAGGGCAAGGATGCAGATATGGAAGTCCCCCTCATTGTCAAAAAGGGGAACAGTGTCGGTGAGGTCTGTGAACTCATACACAGGGATTTCAAGAGCAATTTCCGTTATGCCATGATCTGGGGTAAGAGCGCAAAGTTCCCCGGCCAGACCGTGGGACTGGACCACATTGTTCAGGATGAGGATATCTTGACCATCATCGTAAAGAGATGA
- the hisS gene encoding histidine--tRNA ligase yields the protein MIQCPRGTRDFLPDEMEKRRFYENILRDTAHTFGFREIETPIFEEAELFILRSGPNVLKEIYNFKDKGDREMALRPEMTAPAIRLFVNNMSNDPKPIKVFYFGQCFRYERPQSGRYREFFQFGAEIIGSATPETDAEVIAMAASMIKDLGLKDYKMRIGHIGVLRQKISDAGVPKERTAEVLQKLDKKLYDEAEPLLIDMGVSQDMVDDIFRFTETVGDVTVLEKIPGEAGDYLRSVVSYLSAMGVNNIEIDLGVVRGLDYYTGMVFEAEAPVLGAEKQICGGGSYTLSELFGGEKVFSTGFAIGFDRILLAMEKEGIQYETKGIEVYVVPASDEMRIKAFEIVSLLRNAGISADVDLMGRKMSKAMKFASDAKARKVLIVGSKEMEEGAVTLRDMVTGKQTIVKIWNIVEVMSGPF from the coding sequence ATGATCCAATGCCCGCGCGGTACAAGGGACTTTCTCCCGGACGAGATGGAAAAGAGAAGATTCTACGAGAACATCCTCAGGGATACCGCGCACACCTTCGGATTCAGGGAGATAGAGACCCCCATATTCGAAGAGGCAGAGCTGTTCATACTTCGTTCTGGACCCAATGTGTTGAAGGAAATTTACAATTTTAAGGACAAAGGGGACAGGGAAATGGCCCTTCGTCCTGAGATGACCGCTCCCGCGATCAGGCTTTTCGTCAACAACATGAGCAATGATCCAAAACCGATAAAGGTGTTCTATTTCGGTCAGTGCTTCAGATATGAGAGGCCGCAGAGCGGCAGATACAGGGAATTCTTCCAATTCGGTGCTGAAATCATAGGCAGTGCAACACCCGAGACCGATGCAGAGGTCATTGCAATGGCTGCCTCCATGATAAAGGACCTTGGCCTCAAGGATTACAAGATGCGTATCGGGCACATCGGTGTGTTAAGACAGAAGATCTCAGATGCAGGTGTTCCAAAGGAAAGGACGGCCGAAGTCCTTCAGAAACTGGATAAGAAGCTCTATGATGAAGCAGAGCCGCTCCTTATTGACATGGGCGTGTCCCAGGATATGGTAGACGACATCTTTAGATTCACTGAGACAGTGGGAGACGTGACTGTTCTGGAAAAGATCCCAGGAGAGGCTGGGGATTATTTGAGATCCGTGGTCAGTTATCTTTCTGCGATGGGTGTGAACAACATCGAGATCGATCTGGGTGTTGTTCGCGGTCTTGATTATTATACAGGGATGGTCTTTGAAGCAGAGGCACCGGTCCTTGGAGCAGAGAAACAGATCTGCGGAGGCGGGTCATATACTTTGTCTGAGCTTTTTGGTGGTGAAAAGGTGTTCTCCACAGGGTTTGCCATCGGATTCGACAGGATACTTCTGGCCATGGAGAAGGAAGGCATTCAGTACGAGACAAAAGGTATCGAAGTATATGTTGTACCAGCTTCCGATGAGATGAGGATCAAGGCGTTCGAGATAGTTTCATTGTTACGCAATGCGGGCATATCTGCGGATGTAGACCTCATGGGCCGCAAGATGTCCAAGGCCATGAAATTTGCATCCGATGCAAAGGCAAGGAAAGTCCTTATCGTCGGTTCAAAAGAGATGGAGGAAGGAGCGGTAACCCTTAGGGACATGGTCACAGGAAAACAGACCATTGTAAAGATCTGGAACATAGTTGAGGTAATGTCAGGTCCGTTTTGA
- a CDS encoding aspartate 1-decarboxylase, producing MMRWMLRGKIHRATVTETRLDYEGSITVDQDLLDRSGILLGEKVYIANVTNGARFETYSLPGERGSGIIAINGAAAHLCNIGDKIIIMGFELTDEQIHANVTLVNEYNEPIKEFTY from the coding sequence ATCATGCGTTGGATGTTGCGCGGAAAGATCCACAGAGCCACTGTGACGGAGACCAGACTCGATTACGAGGGCAGCATAACCGTCGATCAGGACCTTTTGGATAGGTCCGGCATATTGCTCGGAGAAAAGGTCTATATCGCTAACGTCACCAACGGTGCCCGTTTCGAAACATACTCCCTCCCCGGGGAAAGAGGCTCGGGCATTATAGCCATTAACGGCGCCGCAGCACACCTTTGTAACATAGGTGACAAGATAATCATAATGGGATTCGAACTTACTGATGAACAGATACATGCAAATGTTACCCTGGTCAACGAATACAACGAACCTATCAAGGAGTTCACCTACTAA
- a CDS encoding AAA family ATPase, translating into MIQIAIYGKGGIGKSTVSSNISYSLSQKGKKVLQIGCDPKHDSTRALLAGKEQSTVLNYIRNTPPYDRHLEDIVLDGVNGIKCVEAGGPEPGIGCAGRGILSTFDTLKKLGLDDMCFDVKLYDVLGDVVCGGFAVPLRNEYADGVYLVTSGEFMSLYAANNILKGISNFDRGIPRVAGIILNCRGADAEYDTVKRFADAVDLPIVACIPRSKLFADAERAGKTVMEMFPDSDVAYELNKISENILNIVNGKSKLLDSKPLNDHQMEQIAKGETVRNSTADLLSIKNEICRTCARTTKEKVTTEEKILSSCATSGAVHGCSSVIDSIVIIHGPRSCAHIMSSSKNLSEIKRRSNHIHNFNPQSMRIISTDMDDTVSVFGGAGLLEQKIRDSILEGHHNIFIVTSCVSGIIGDNVIDVVNAISNEHPDMYFRVVEADGNILGDWEAGYIESANALLDMVNNTLEPEMRKVNILAERYFFKQGENKDNEIFDLFRPYGIEVNCRFMYESSMESICNFRLGKMNYIVDSDRGSIKIAQLVKNKLNVPVDFEPLPIGIREYRRFSEKIGKQFNISDIAEKIANDEEKKYDSEISKLRTKLVGKRIIIEDKFTQNVDWLIELVLDLGMEIIVVGVGPVYYWKEKRQESIYVAMGIKFKHNYRLEEITSDIVLYSPDIVASDSGLTELDGVYHMTYSRPGPGLNGVLAYGRKFVDLISVPKKEGWRDL; encoded by the coding sequence ATGATACAAATAGCAATTTATGGAAAAGGAGGAATAGGAAAATCTACAGTATCGTCAAATATTTCATATTCTCTTTCACAAAAAGGAAAGAAGGTTCTGCAGATAGGATGTGATCCCAAACATGATTCCACTAGAGCTCTTTTGGCAGGAAAAGAACAATCTACAGTACTCAACTACATAAGAAATACACCTCCCTATGACAGGCATCTCGAGGATATTGTTCTTGATGGGGTCAATGGAATAAAATGCGTGGAAGCAGGAGGTCCAGAACCTGGGATAGGTTGCGCTGGCAGAGGTATCTTGAGTACATTCGATACCCTGAAGAAACTCGGCCTCGACGATATGTGCTTTGATGTGAAACTGTATGATGTCCTTGGAGATGTGGTATGTGGGGGATTCGCAGTTCCTCTAAGAAATGAATATGCAGACGGAGTATACCTAGTGACATCGGGCGAATTTATGTCATTATATGCTGCAAACAACATACTCAAAGGAATTAGCAATTTTGATAGGGGAATTCCCAGAGTGGCAGGCATAATCTTGAACTGTCGCGGTGCAGATGCTGAATATGATACTGTAAAAAGATTTGCAGATGCGGTCGATCTTCCAATAGTAGCGTGCATTCCAAGGAGCAAACTTTTTGCAGATGCTGAAAGAGCAGGAAAGACCGTAATGGAAATGTTTCCTGACTCCGATGTTGCATATGAACTTAACAAGATCTCCGAAAATATCCTGAATATAGTGAACGGCAAATCCAAACTACTGGATTCAAAACCATTAAATGATCATCAAATGGAACAAATAGCAAAAGGAGAAACAGTAAGAAATAGTACTGCTGATCTCTTGAGTATCAAGAACGAAATTTGTCGAACGTGTGCTAGAACCACCAAAGAAAAGGTCACAACAGAAGAGAAGATACTTTCATCGTGTGCCACATCTGGCGCAGTACATGGATGTTCTTCGGTCATAGATTCCATTGTTATAATCCATGGCCCCCGCAGCTGTGCACATATAATGTCATCATCAAAAAATCTAAGCGAAATAAAAAGAAGAAGCAACCATATCCATAATTTTAATCCTCAATCAATGAGAATAATATCCACAGATATGGACGATACAGTATCTGTGTTTGGTGGAGCTGGACTTCTTGAACAAAAAATACGCGATTCGATACTTGAAGGCCATCACAACATATTCATTGTAACATCATGCGTTTCAGGCATAATCGGAGATAATGTGATCGATGTCGTCAATGCTATCAGCAATGAACATCCTGACATGTATTTCAGAGTGGTAGAAGCTGATGGAAATATTCTTGGAGACTGGGAAGCAGGTTACATTGAATCTGCCAACGCACTCTTGGACATGGTAAATAACACTCTAGAACCTGAGATGAGAAAGGTAAACATCCTTGCAGAAAGATATTTCTTCAAACAAGGAGAAAACAAAGATAACGAGATATTCGACCTTTTCCGCCCATATGGAATAGAAGTCAACTGTAGATTCATGTATGAATCCTCGATGGAATCTATCTGTAATTTCCGCTTAGGAAAAATGAATTACATCGTTGACAGTGATAGGGGTTCCATTAAAATTGCTCAACTGGTAAAAAATAAATTGAACGTACCTGTAGACTTTGAACCACTTCCAATTGGTATAAGGGAATATCGCAGATTTTCTGAAAAAATTGGAAAACAGTTCAACATTTCCGATATAGCCGAAAAAATAGCCAATGATGAAGAAAAGAAATATGATTCTGAGATCAGTAAACTAAGGACAAAATTAGTGGGAAAAAGGATCATAATCGAAGATAAATTTACACAAAACGTAGATTGGCTTATCGAACTTGTTCTAGATCTAGGGATGGAGATCATTGTCGTCGGTGTCGGTCCAGTATATTATTGGAAAGAAAAAAGACAGGAATCGATCTATGTTGCCATGGGCATCAAATTCAAGCACAATTATAGATTAGAAGAAATAACTTCAGATATCGTACTCTATTCGCCCGATATTGTGGCCTCGGATAGCGGACTCACCGAATTGGACGGTGTTTATCATATGACCTATTCTCGTCCAGGTCCGGGCCTTAACGGTGTTTTAGCATATGGACGCAAATTCGTAGATTTGATTAGCGTTCCAAAAAAAGAAGGATGGAGGGACCTTTAA
- a CDS encoding ABC transporter ATP-binding protein encodes MDDIISVKGLSKAFNKKTAVDHIDLNVKRGEVFGFLGPNGAGKTTTIRLITTLENKDSGTVIINDYDIDKDPIKAKTSIGVIQQQISLDNDLTVIENMICHAKYHKMSKKEGMEKIEYLINYLGVSEYRDYKITALSGGWKKRVSIACALIHNPKVLFLDEPTVGLDIGARRLIWDIVRKLNSDGTTIFLTTHYIEEAEALCDRVAFINHGKIVVVNTPEELCNIVGSTAVECFDQMKKTTYSYFDNREKANEYANTLDPKSTVTVRNTNLEDCFVKMTGDSVGEQK; translated from the coding sequence TTGGACGACATCATATCGGTCAAAGGACTTTCCAAGGCTTTCAATAAAAAAACAGCCGTAGATCATATTGACCTAAATGTGAAAAGAGGGGAAGTGTTTGGATTTTTAGGACCAAACGGTGCAGGAAAAACAACAACGATCCGATTGATTACAACGTTGGAAAACAAAGACTCAGGTACTGTGATCATTAATGATTACGACATTGATAAAGACCCCATAAAAGCAAAAACAAGCATCGGCGTGATACAACAGCAGATCAGTCTTGATAATGACCTTACAGTCATAGAGAACATGATATGCCATGCAAAATATCATAAAATGTCAAAAAAAGAAGGAATGGAAAAAATTGAATACCTGATCAATTACCTTGGGGTTAGCGAATACAGAGATTACAAAATAACTGCCTTGTCCGGTGGTTGGAAAAAAAGAGTCTCCATCGCATGTGCATTGATACATAATCCAAAGGTGTTATTCCTTGACGAACCTACAGTCGGATTGGACATTGGAGCAAGAAGACTTATCTGGGACATTGTCAGAAAATTGAATTCCGATGGTACCACCATATTTCTGACCACTCACTATATCGAAGAAGCAGAGGCACTTTGCGATAGGGTCGCCTTCATCAATCACGGAAAGATCGTGGTCGTAAACACGCCTGAAGAACTATGTAACATTGTGGGATCCACAGCAGTTGAATGTTTTGACCAAATGAAAAAGACAACTTATTCGTACTTCGATAACAGAGAAAAGGCGAATGAATATGCCAATACCCTTGATCCAAAAAGTACAGTCACTGTAAGGAATACCAATCTTGAAGATTGTTTTGTAAAAATGACTGGCGACTCGGTCGGTGAACAAAAATGA
- a CDS encoding ribonuclease HI family protein, whose product MYQIFSDGGSRGNPGPAAYAIVVTKDGKIIHEHSEFLGIGTNNYAEYRGLIAGMIKAIELGADDVEFIMDSQLVIKQMTGEYKVKSENIKDLHADAITLSSMIPKVRFRNVRRSELLIPRADALLNIELDINK is encoded by the coding sequence ATGTACCAAATATTCTCAGACGGAGGATCGAGAGGCAACCCTGGACCTGCAGCGTACGCCATCGTAGTAACTAAAGACGGCAAGATAATACATGAGCATTCTGAATTTCTTGGAATAGGAACCAACAATTATGCAGAATATCGTGGATTGATCGCAGGCATGATTAAAGCAATCGAACTAGGTGCAGACGATGTTGAGTTCATTATGGACTCCCAACTGGTAATAAAACAAATGACTGGGGAATATAAAGTAAAATCAGAGAACATCAAAGACCTTCATGCGGATGCCATCACCCTTTCATCGATGATACCAAAAGTCAGATTTAGAAATGTAAGGCGTTCAGAACTTTTGATACCGAGAGCGGATGCACTTCTCAACATAGAATTAGATATTAACAAGTAA
- a CDS encoding ABC transporter permease, whose amino-acid sequence MIDNLKEISSVAWGDMRFLRHSALSVLVMSLMSPLLYLLAFGYGLGNGQIIDGVSYIAFIIPGIVALTALSASFSSTSARMNVQRLYYHNFDELILCPLRYSSIAIGKAMLGVVRGLISCAIIFIIGLFLAPELHFTIEFLITLVVSCFTFSLLGESAALIAKSHQSMSTFSTLVILPMTFLCGTFFSVSSMPEWFQAILYCLPLTYSSTLMRESSLGLDYSWLFLIVLIAFGVALLLFNIYLMRERKI is encoded by the coding sequence ATGATCGACAATCTAAAGGAGATCTCCAGTGTTGCATGGGGCGATATGCGCTTCCTAAGACATAGTGCCCTCAGCGTACTTGTGATGAGCCTGATGAGCCCACTTTTATATCTTTTGGCATTCGGATATGGATTAGGAAATGGACAGATAATCGATGGCGTATCATATATCGCATTCATCATTCCCGGTATCGTTGCTCTTACTGCACTTTCTGCATCGTTTTCGTCAACTTCGGCTAGAATGAATGTTCAAAGATTGTATTATCATAATTTCGATGAATTGATACTGTGCCCTCTAAGATATTCATCAATTGCAATTGGAAAGGCCATGCTTGGGGTGGTGCGTGGTCTCATCAGTTGTGCAATAATATTCATCATCGGGTTATTCTTGGCCCCCGAATTACATTTCACAATAGAATTTTTGATCACTTTGGTCGTATCATGTTTTACATTCTCCCTACTAGGAGAATCCGCTGCTTTGATAGCAAAATCCCATCAAAGCATGTCAACATTCAGCACTTTGGTTATATTACCCATGACATTCCTTTGCGGTACTTTCTTCTCAGTATCCTCTATGCCGGAATGGTTCCAAGCAATACTGTACTGTCTGCCGCTGACATATTCAAGCACTCTGATGAGAGAAAGTTCATTAGGATTAGATTACTCTTGGTTATTCCTCATTGTCTTAATAGCATTCGGAGTTGCATTATTGCTGTTCAACATCTATCTTATGAGAGAAAGAAAGATCTGA
- a CDS encoding PH domain-containing protein, with protein MNERKYRNHPTVMIQNTILLVVILGFIIISFMKDSNVPIGATYFILAIFIIWELLVFISWKRTTITFESDQAIVESNVFYKKKKTIPYSKIASANVVRSVFNRIFGTTRLQININSSHNAAIPEASFVFKKDLADQIRTELMSGIFKQEYKTENENSFESVLKFKGSDAILYGVIGGSSWSFLYALFFGAFSLISVIFTSGGGLIISLMMLLVSSLIPMVSLIFRYYNFKVYRLDDKIHLQHGLIETYRTSFEVKRINAVRVRRPYFARLLHRCCIEAEVVGINAIGKETTPLLCLLIKEEQLDEAMKALVPEFMRDIKTHVQPETAKFPLVSKTTYVMIAWVILMAYPCWWIYTYTGTIGNLPDYSVTVLKYLTIVGTAAVVALFYFGAFISYKKREFGMDDEMFVLINGILDRETLTVQYDRVQITDVFATPMSRRFDLARIDISLLSSAGAKTVRSGYFDEQELSMISNKIMERLADGRYDYKATEI; from the coding sequence ATGAATGAAAGGAAGTACAGGAATCACCCAACGGTGATGATCCAGAATACCATATTATTGGTTGTGATACTTGGATTCATAATCATATCCTTCATGAAGGATTCAAACGTTCCAATAGGAGCGACCTATTTCATATTGGCCATCTTCATAATATGGGAGCTTTTAGTTTTCATTTCCTGGAAAAGAACGACCATTACATTCGAATCGGATCAAGCCATTGTGGAAAGCAATGTATTCTACAAAAAGAAGAAGACCATACCTTACTCGAAGATAGCCTCGGCCAACGTAGTACGCAGTGTCTTCAATCGTATATTTGGAACTACAAGGCTTCAGATAAACATAAATTCCTCACACAATGCCGCAATACCCGAAGCAAGCTTTGTTTTCAAGAAGGACCTTGCCGACCAGATCAGAACAGAACTTATGTCCGGTATATTCAAACAGGAATACAAGACAGAAAATGAGAACTCATTTGAATCAGTATTGAAATTCAAAGGGTCCGATGCCATACTTTATGGAGTGATCGGAGGTTCTAGCTGGAGTTTCCTGTACGCTCTGTTCTTTGGTGCCTTTTCACTCATATCCGTCATATTCACTAGCGGAGGAGGATTGATCATCTCTCTGATGATGCTCTTGGTATCCAGTTTGATACCGATGGTAAGTTTAATATTCAGATATTATAACTTTAAGGTTTATCGTTTAGATGACAAGATCCACCTACAACACGGATTGATCGAAACCTATCGTACCTCGTTCGAAGTAAAAAGGATAAATGCTGTGCGTGTAAGAAGGCCATATTTTGCGAGACTCCTCCACAGATGCTGCATAGAAGCAGAAGTGGTGGGGATCAACGCTATCGGAAAAGAGACCACGCCCCTTCTATGCCTTCTGATCAAAGAAGAACAATTAGATGAAGCAATGAAAGCACTCGTGCCTGAGTTCATGCGCGACATAAAGACGCATGTACAGCCTGAAACTGCCAAATTTCCACTTGTATCAAAGACCACATATGTAATGATCGCCTGGGTGATCTTAATGGCATATCCGTGCTGGTGGATATACACCTACACAGGAACTATCGGTAATTTGCCAGACTATTCTGTCACCGTATTAAAATATCTCACCATTGTTGGTACAGCCGCTGTTGTTGCACTATTTTATTTCGGAGCGTTCATATCCTACAAAAAACGTGAATTTGGAATGGATGATGAGATGTTCGTGTTGATCAACGGTATCTTGGATAGAGAGACCCTGACTGTGCAATATGATCGCGTACAGATAACCGATGTATTCGCTACACCTATGTCTAGAAGATTCGATCTCGCAAGAATTGACATCTCCCTATTGTCATCAGCAGGTGCAAAAACCGTAAGATCTGGATACTTCGATGAACAGGAACTCTCAATGATCTCAAATAAGATCATGGAACGTCTTGCTGACGGGAGATATGATTACAAAGCAACCGAGATCTGA
- a CDS encoding iron ABC transporter permease: protein MFVILCLVIAFLAMGLELSFGKYDIGFIESYRILIDHILGVVPISEAEKMKDYVIWDLRFPRAIAGLAVGAGLGVCGAAMQSALKNPLADPYTTGIASGASFGACLAIILGISLIPGLYSESATMMNAFIFALIPAAMIIIISKFKKNITPAAMVLIGIAVMYIFTAATTMLKVTASEESLAEIYIWNIGTLGKASWSNVWYMVVAALLGIIAFQILAKKLNVLVMCDQGAITLGVNPKKTRLITLGIVSLVTAVLVGFTGTIGFVGLVAPHVVRIFLGSDNKYLIPASAAFGAMMLLLADCIAKSAGSTGLPVGTITALIGGPLFLYLLIKQSKSAW, encoded by the coding sequence ATGTTTGTGATATTGTGTCTAGTAATAGCTTTCTTAGCAATGGGGCTAGAACTATCTTTCGGAAAATATGATATCGGATTTATTGAATCTTATCGCATACTAATAGACCATATCTTGGGAGTTGTGCCAATAAGTGAAGCTGAAAAGATGAAAGATTATGTTATCTGGGACTTACGTTTTCCACGCGCGATTGCTGGATTGGCCGTGGGTGCAGGCTTAGGTGTGTGTGGTGCTGCCATGCAAAGTGCTTTGAAGAATCCTCTTGCAGACCCATATACTACTGGTATTGCATCAGGTGCATCATTCGGAGCATGTTTAGCGATAATACTTGGAATAAGTCTGATACCTGGCCTATATAGCGAATCAGCCACCATGATGAACGCATTCATTTTTGCATTGATACCTGCAGCAATGATAATCATCATATCAAAATTCAAAAAGAACATAACCCCTGCAGCGATGGTATTAATCGGCATTGCAGTCATGTACATATTCACAGCTGCAACAACGATGCTGAAAGTTACCGCCTCAGAAGAATCCCTCGCTGAAATATACATCTGGAACATTGGTACATTAGGAAAGGCCAGCTGGAGTAACGTCTGGTATATGGTCGTTGCAGCATTACTGGGGATCATAGCATTCCAAATACTTGCAAAAAAACTCAACGTGTTGGTAATGTGCGATCAAGGTGCAATAACATTAGGAGTTAATCCCAAAAAAACAAGATTGATAACACTAGGTATCGTATCTTTGGTCACTGCTGTGCTTGTTGGATTCACAGGAACAATTGGATTTGTTGGATTGGTAGCACCACATGTCGTAAGGATTTTCCTGGGATCCGATAACAAATATCTCATTCCCGCTTCTGCAGCCTTTGGCGCAATGATGCTCCTTCTAGCAGATTGCATCGCAAAGAGCGCAGGATCCACAGGATTACCGGTCGGTACCATTACAGCACTTATCGGTGGACCACTTTTCCTATATTTGCTTATCAAACAGAGTAAATCAGCATGGTAA